A section of the Oncorhynchus gorbuscha isolate QuinsamMale2020 ecotype Even-year linkage group LG04, OgorEven_v1.0, whole genome shotgun sequence genome encodes:
- the LOC124034223 gene encoding endoplasmic reticulum-Golgi intermediate compartment protein 2-like has protein sequence MRRLVSRKKALTLVKELDAFPKVPESYVETTASGGTVSLIAFTAMALLAFLEFFVYRDTWMQYEYEVDKDFSSKLRINIDITVAMRCQFVGADVLDLAETMVASDGLHYEPVTFDLSPQQRLWHRTLLMIQDRLREEHSLQDVIFKTVLKGSPTALPPREDSPSQSPAACRIHGHLYVNKVAGNFHITVGKAIPHPRGHAHLAALVSHDTYNFSHRIDHLSFGEEIPGIINPLDGTEKVCTDHNQMFQYFITIVPTKLNTYQISADTNQYSVTERERVINHAVGSHGVSGIFMKYDISSLMVKVTEQHMPLWRFLVRLCGIIGGIFSTTGMIHGMVGFLVDVICCRLQLGVYKPREMGLLDDHVKNEAPAPPLEATENHTH, from the exons ATGAGGAGACTAGTGTCCCGGAAGAAGGCTCTAACCCTGGTGAAGGAGCTGGATGCATTCCCCAAGGTTCCAGAGAGCTATGTGGAAACCACAGCCAGTGGGGGAACAG TGTCCCTGATAGCCTTCACAGCCATGGCTCTGCTGGCTTTCCTTGAGTTCTTTGTGTATCGAGACACGTGGATGCAGTATGAGTATGAAGTTgataaagacttctccag TAAATTAAGAATAAACATAGACATCACAGTTGCCATGAGGTGTCAAT TTGTAGGTGCAGATGTCCTAGACTTGGCAGAGACCATGGTAGCTTCAGATGGCCTACATTATGAGCCA GTCACCTTTGACCTCTCTCCTCAGCAAAGGCTGTGGCACAG AACTCTGCTGATGATCCAGGACCGCCTAAGAGAGGAACACTCGCTACAGGATGTGATCTTCAAGACCGTCCTGAAAGGATCCCCCACCGCCCTTCCTCCCAG AGAGGACAGCCCCTCCCAGTCGCCTGCGGCCTGCAGGATACACGGCCATCTTTATGTCAACAAGGTGGCTGGCAACTTCCACATCACTGTGGGCAA GGCTATCCCACATCCTAGAGGCCACGCCCATCTAGCGGCCCTCGTCAGCCACGATA CGTACAACTTCTCCCATCGCATCGACCACCTGTCGTTCGGAGAGGAGATCCCAGGGATCATCAACCCTCTGGACGGGACAGAGAAAGTCTGCACTGACC ATAATCAGATGTTTCAGTACTTCATCACCATAGTGCCCACCAAACTGAACACCTACCAGATCTCAGCAGACACAAACCAGTACTCTGTCACCGAAAGG GAGCGGGTGATCAACCACGCGGTGGGCAGCCACGGAGTATCTGGGATCTTTATGAAGTATGACATCAGCTCGTTGATGGTGAAAGTCACCGAGCAGCACATGCCCCTGTGGAGGTTCCTTGTCAGGCTTTGTGGCATCATCGGAGGCATTTTCTCCACCACAG GTATGATCCATGGAATGGTGGGCTTCTTGGTGGACGTCATCTGCTGTCGCCTCCAACTAGGAGTCTACAAACCCCGGGAG aTGGGCCTGCTGGACGACCATGTAAAAAACGAAGCCCCTGCCCCACCCCTGGAAGCTACAGAAAACCACACCCACTGA